In one Alnus glutinosa chromosome 12, dhAlnGlut1.1, whole genome shotgun sequence genomic region, the following are encoded:
- the LOC133852730 gene encoding uncharacterized protein LOC133852730, whose translation MADLVKQILARPIQLADQVGKAADEVSSFKQECAELKAKTEKLAGLLRQAARASSELYERPARRIIDDTEQVIDKALTLVLKCRVNGIVKRVFTIIPTAAFRKMSAQLENSIGDVSWLLRVSAPAEDRGDEYLGLPPIAANEPILCLIWEQIAILSTGSLEDRSDAAASLVSLARDNDRYGKLIIEEGGIGPLLKLIKEGKLEAQENAAKAIGLLGRDTESIEHMIHAGVCSVFGKILKEGPMKVQAVVAWAVSELAANYPKCQDLFAQHNIIRLLVSHLAFETVEEHSKYAISSIRAASIHAVVMATNSPNGKNMNKAIDEDDKQCYNQIPHPTGNKAPSQMYNVVANTVAMRIQSKLLQPQGNDSTQANHSTSNNHNNNVKQNHLLHQPHHQQNVSLSGSSLNLKGRELEDPATKANMKAMAAKALWHLSIENPAICRSITESRALLCFAVLLEKGPEDVKYHSAMALMEITAVAEKDADLRRSAFKPSSPACKAVVDQLLKIIEEANSDLLIPCVKAIGNLARTFRATETRMISPLVRLLDEGEAEIAREASVALSRFACTENYLHLDHSKAIISAGGAKHLIQLVYFGEQIVQNSALFLLCYISLHVPDSEELAQAEVLTVLEWASKQSHIAQDEKLETLLQDSKSKLELYQSRRSRAFH comes from the coding sequence ATGGCGGACTTAGTGAAGCAAATCTTGGCAAGGCCGATCCAACTAGCTGACCAAGTCGGCAAGGCTGCTGACGAGGTTAGTTCCTTCAAGCAAGAATGTGCGGAACTCAAGGCCAAGACAGAGAAGCTTGCCGGGCTGCTCCGCCAGGCCGCCCGAGCCAGCTCCGAACTCTACGAGCGCCCCGCGCGGCGGATTATCGACGACACCGAGCAAGTCATCGATAAGGCTCTGACCCTCGTGCTCAAATGCCGCGTCAACGGCATAGTCAAGCGCGTGTTCACCATCATCCCCACTGCTGCCTTTCGCAAGATGTCTGCTCAGCTCGAGAATTCGATCGGCGACGTTTCGTGGCTGCTCCGTGTGTCGGCACCGGCTGAGGATCGCGGCGACGAGTACTTGGGTCTGCCTCCTATAGCAGCAAACGAGCCAATTCTGTGTCTCATATGGGAACAGATTGCGATTCTGTCTACGGGTTCGCTCGAGGACCGATCCGATGCCGCGGCTTCGCTGGTTTCGCTTGCCCGGGACAATGATCGGTATGGGAAGCTGATCATAGAGGAAGGTGGGATCGGACCCTTGTTGAAATTGATCAAAGAGGGCAAACTGGAAGCACAAGAAAACGCTGCGAAAGCAATTGGGCTACTGGGACGCGATACGGAAAGCATCGAGCACATGATCCACGCGGGTGTATGTTCGGTGTTTGGGAAAATCCTCAAAGAAGGTCCCATGAAAGTCCAGGCTGTAGTGGCTTGGGCTGTTTCGGAGCTTGCAGCTAATTACCCCAAGTGTCAGGATCTTTTTGCCCAGCACAATATAATCCGTTTGCTGGTGAGCCATCTCGCGTTTGAGACCGTTGAAGAGCACAGTAAGTATGCCATTAGTAGCATCAGAGCCGCCTCCATACATGCGGTTGTAATGGCAACTAATTCTCCAAACGGCAAGAATATGAACAAGGCAATTGAcgaagatgacaagcaatgttACAATCAAATTCCTCACCCCACGGGGAATAAGGCCCCCAGTCAGATGTACAATGTGGTGGCGAATACCGTGGCGATGAGGATCCAGTCCAAGCTACTCCAACCACAAGGTAATGATTCAACTCAAGCCAACCACAGCACAAGCAACAACCATAACAACAATGTGAAGCAGAATCATCTACTCCATCAACCCCACCACCAGCAAAACGTTTCTCTTTCGGGTAGTAGTCTCAATCTTAAGGGGAGGGAATTGGAAGACCCTGCTACCAAGGCCAACATGAAAGCAATGGCAGCAAAAGCCCTTTGGCACCTTTCCATAGAAAACCCAGCCATCTGCCGCAGCATCACTGAGTCAAGAGCACTGTTATGCTTCGCAGTTCTACTGGAGAAAGGGCCTGAAGATGTCAAATACCATTCTGCCATGGCGTTGATGGAGATCACTGCAGTGGCCGAGAAAGATGCTGACTTGAGAAGATCTGCATTCAAGCCCAGTTCACCTGCCTGCAAAGCTGTTGTTGACCAGTTGCTAAAGATCATTGAGGAGGCAAATTCAGACCTCCTTATCCCGTGCGTCAAGGCTATTGGGAATTTGGCAAGGACATTCCGAGCAACGGAGACAAGGATGATCAGCCCGTTAGTGCGGCTTCTCGACGAGGGAGAAGCTGAGATTGCCAGGGAGGCTTCAGTTGCTCTCTCAAGATTTGCCTGCACAGAGAACTATCTCCACCTTGATCACTCAAAGGCAATTATAAGTGCTGGAGGGGCAAAGCACTTGATCCAGCTGGTGTATTTTGGTGAACAAATTGTTCAAAATTCGGCATTGTTTCTGCTATGCTACATTTCCCTGCATGTACCAGACAGCGAGGAACTTGCCCAGGCCGAGGTGCTCACTGTGCTTGAATGGGCTTCCAAACAATCTCACATTGCCCAGGATGAAAAACTGGAGACATTGTTACAAGACTCCAAGAGCAAATTGGAGCTTTATCAATCAAGACGGTCGAGGGCATTCCATTGA